In Lathyrus oleraceus cultivar Zhongwan6 chromosome 2, CAAS_Psat_ZW6_1.0, whole genome shotgun sequence, the DNA window gatgcaagtattgagatcccttttgagttcatctctacatggtcttgatgaagttgttactttgaacctgtgtctaatgcccTATTCTGAGCCATTTAAGGAGCATGTCATTTGATACATGGGAGCTTAAGAAcaagactatgaagttgctagcttggatgtggctatctttatttgacgccttgctcttcatcttgctatttgtgtattgatattgcttgattctaaagtccaagggaaaatttggtttctatatgacattcttgtctattggattgcatcccattggtcagatcttttcaactcttaacttttaatttttgcttaggattagtctcttcatctcctccccacttctttaagttcaaatctctccctcctttcaaaatcttctttgcttgtgatttctaaactttgaccttatgccgTTGCGCTTTTAAACctccttttcttaatcaaacttgtaaataaacttaaccatattgacttaaaatttcaaaatacaaaaagaactaacactcattcaaactcttttaggccttttgtgcctttgttaaacttaaattttgttaaaagaaattcactcactttgaaattgatatcacaaactacgaggttttgatccctcatttttatgttggtacgtaggcacaagtccgaaggtcttgtcaaacacaaaaatataatcaatgaattcttttcttatcctcacactctatttattgcaaacatcattttataccaaaaactatgtacacaaaaaaagggctccctaggagtacctaggacactttgggtgctaacaccttccctctgtgtaaccaacccccttacctgtaatctccggcattttattagttttgatttgaaaacttcttatctttgggttttgttcgtacttttcccttttcccttggaaagAATAAAAGCGCGGTGccgactctggtttaattgacgttaagtttatccataacttgatggtcatgaatttaccgctacagaaattaagtggcgactctgctggggagtagtctcaAGTGGGTTTAACCCACCTTTTTCATTTAGAGAATTATATTATACTAATCCATCTTATCTGCATACAAAAGGGAAAATAAAAACTTTGAGAATACCCAATTTGAAACAGAAAAGGCATTAAAAGATAAGTCTCCGTCCCCTTTACCAAAGATATTATGCCTCTCCTATTCGGTAGCCACCACCACTAGCAGGCGAGTCTCTATCTAAGATCTCTTTTGCTTATTTTACACAACAGTGGAGTGTCAAACACCGCTAACAAAGCTCAAATCTACCCAAAAGACCACCAACTTATTCTTAAAATATATCTCCTTTTGAGACAGATTATCAGGATGGTAAATATAAGTTCTTTATTCAACTAAGAAATAATTTTGATAGCAAAATTTAGAGAAATTTACCAAATCACCTTAGAGGTGTACCAAGATGAGCATTAGAAATACCTGCATAAGAAACCTCGGTAAACGACATAACCAGGTAATATCGGTCCTTGAAATTTTTCTTATTGTGGATGTTCGACTCAAACCTCTTTGTACCTAGCCTAAGGGAGAGTAAACCTTGACCAATTTCGATTCGGCCGAGTTGCATTGAATGTTGAAAAGGTAAAAAAAAGAGCTTAAGAGTTGGTACACTCATCTTGTATTCGCAAGTATTGGAAGACTTTGACGTACGCCTAACTCACTTGATGCACTTACAAAAAGAGATCCCCGTGTGGTTAAGAATCCCCTTCCCCACCTTGAAGTCGTTGAAGTAAAGTCAGAGACCTATATGGAAGAATAATCATTCATGAAGAGGAAGAAATCATCCATTGTATATTCTGCACATTCTTTTGTCCTCTTCTAGGGAAAACACCCCCCAGCTAGAGAAGGATCCCACCTCGGTGTAAGCACGGTCTAGACCTCCCTTGATGGAAAAAACCCAAACAATATCTAGCATTTCTTGATTCATCCATGATATTGGATCTTCATTGTTAGGCTCCAGGTTGATATGGTGATTACTCTGGTCCATCCCATCTTCACTACTAACACATAAAAAAGAACGATCGTGAGTATAAGCAAGAGACTAAGACTGTAGCCACCACATTACTTCACCATTAGTAGGGCTACACTCAAAGGCACGCAAATGCATCGTGATATGAGTTTGGGCCTTTCATTTCTGTTTGAAGTCATCTATGTCTACTGGATTCTTCAAATGCAAAGTTGGAAAAGAAAAGCCTCTAAACATTTCCTTGGAGCAAGACCTACAACAACCCTTATATCTTTGACAACACTATCATTTTTTGAGACCTCGATGAAAATTTCACAAAGAACCCTCATGAACGGTAAGCCAACATAGTAAAATGAGGGAAAATTTATTATCTTTGAGAGGCATAACTCCTGATACGCGCAAGAGTCAAGTCGTCAGAGCGTCGCGAAAGACGTCGAAATAAAAGAGTAAGATCAGGAAGAAGAGAAACAATAGaatatggaattgaatgcaatagaAAGTAACCAACAAGTCCTTAAATCTCAAGAGCAAAGAAGGTGAAAGAAGGATTTGATTTACCCTTTGGCCTTCATATATTAACTACATATGACACATTGTCGAAAATTGAAAACTTGAGAAATAACACAATTACCACCAAGTGTCCTGATTAAACCTCGACTCTCTACGACACTTGAGTACCTTAAAAGGGTCACCTCTGTCTATAAACCTAGAGCCACATGTAAGACGTACGTTGTGAAATGTTTCAATTACAAGATAAACATGCACGTGTTTCCGATGCCATCTGTCCCGCTCAACAAACTTCTCTAGTCCCCTTCCCTAAGGTGAAAAGCTACCAAGGTAAACCAAGGCAGTAAAGATGAATGACCCTGAGGTCAGTGTCAAAGCTTCTAACACAATCCTCACTTCACACGTGATAACAAGTATTTTGGGAACAATTGTTCCAGATCGCTCAAGGGTCTAGCAAAACTGGCCCAATTACAAATGCTTAATTCGAAGTATTTTTACTAAAAGACAACAACGATGTGGAATCTCACTAGAAGGTCTAACACCTGAATAAGTAGGGACGGTTAAACCTTGTCACACACCATAGTATGCATTCTCTCATTCTCACTCTTACGAGTTACACATCTTTAAGATCACTAACGTAGATGATGAAGCGTTAATCTTACATATTCAATATATTTCCCCGCACCAAAGACTCGTACTTCCGCACCGAAAAGACTCTCTCTTTTCACATCACCGTTCTCTTGTACGGTTACCcaaacaaatatacaaatatGATTGAAAAAATATGAGTCTGAATATCATTAATAATATTGACTAATGGTAATATTGACTTTACTTTAGGTGCACAGGTTGACTGAACTCTGAATTGCATATGCATGTGATATATCCCCCAACGAGAACCAGATTGCCAAGAAACTCAAAACTTGCTCGTTACAGTTAGACATTAGAAAAGTAAAAACAGCATACGTACGAGTCTAGATCATTTAAAAGATCTTACAATGAACGTGTATGAGCCTAGATCATTCAAAAGATTTGCTTGTTGTTAATTATTCAAACACTTATCCGACATTCTTTCTGATTAGACACAAGtaataataaaacaaaaataaaatttagGCTAAAAAGACTGAGCAATAAAAACATATTCATTATTAGCTTATAACTCTTGCTTACAATATTCCAACATTAACCTTAAAACCATATCCAACAATAATATGCATAAATATTTCAAATATATATTGGACATATATCAAGAAAAATCAAATTTCTCTCTATCCTTTATCAACTAAGCATTTGTTTGGAAGTGGGACCCACCATTTGACAAGGTGATGAACAACCTCTCAGAAAAGATGAGTAGTTAACATTTCCATTAGAAATCGTTCCTGGGAATCCAACAACATTCAAAGGTCTGTTTGCTCCAACTTGTTCCAACGTTTGAACTTGTTTCTTCAAGAACTTCACATAATGTATTGCTTCATCTAACATTGAAGCGGTATCCATTTTAGTTCCACCGGGGACTAATCTCTGCAAGATTCTTATTCTCTGGCTAATCCTTTCTCTTCTGTGTCTGGCTGCTACACTTTGTGGATCCTTTGAAATCTTCACGTTCTTTCTCTTTGGTGGCTTGATTGTTTCCGGGTCTATATTAACCGGCTGCATAACGGCCATACGGAATATCATCTCTCTCATGGCCGCCATTGAGTTCTTCTTATCGGAGTACGACGAGAACGAAGCATTGTTGATTCTCCCGGATGGAATTTGAACTCCGTTGTGTTGAAGAGACGGTGTCATTGGGTGGTGAGGATAAGAGAGTGGTGGTTGCGGATAAGTTCCATAAGGGAACTCGTTATGTGCGTTGTTAAGATTGATAGTATGATTGTGATTGTTGTTATAAAAAGGCTGGTGGAGTTCAGGAAACTTTTCCATTTGCATCATCATTGCCATCATGTCCATGCTGCTCTCATCACTTTCAAAAGTGTTGAGAATGTCCTCATCCATGAATGTTTATAGAGACAAAGAGGAATGGAAGAAGGAACGAAAGTACAGAAAAATAGAGGCTGAGGTGAGAAAAGTGAAAGTAGCAGAGTATGGGAACAAGTGTGAAAGTAGAATATTTGCAGTAAGGGGATGGAGAAAGTGCGGTGTGCACAGGTTTGTAATATCTTTGTAACctaccaacaacaacaacaacaacgcaATTCAACTAGGGTAACGGATGGCCTTTTTATAGCAACTTTAGAGTgattaatattaaatatttaagAAAAAATATGAATAGAAAGATAATAGTAATTTTATCAAAGTAAGAGTTAAATATTGATATATTCCAATAGAAACCAGATATACTTAAGAGAATTTAATACTGTTGTATGTTTAAGGTTGGGTTTGAACCTATAACCTATTCATGTGTAACACTGTTCGAACTCAGACCTCTGATTAATTTGAAAGAGATATAATGTATAAAAATGATGTATGAAAATGTAGTATGGAAATGTGTTTTTATTGATTATTATGTATAACAGTGATGGAGGCTACCCATGATGTGTGGGGTTATTGGTAATAGGAAGGGTTTGATGTGAAGCGTTGATTAGTAGGTCAATGGTGAAAGAATTTAAGATCAAGGGTTGAGAATGAGAAGGGACCACATAAGATAGAGGTAAGGATTTTGAAGGAAAAGATAACGGTTGAATGCTGGTGCATGAACCGGATGGATTGTTAAAATCCATTTTACTCAAAGTTGTTTGCTTTTGCCTTGAAATTGAATGATATGTAGTATTATTTTACCACTTTATGATAATATGTaagatgataataataataataaagacAGAAGTGTTGTTAGGTCCACAGTCACATGACAGTTGTCAGAAGGTCACTGGCAAATAGATTCATTGCAACTGAGTTACCGGCGAAAGGTACAGCAAGGGCAGATATCAATAGGGATAAGAGGGTCATTGTCAAATGGTCCCGTTTATATAAATATAATAATTGTTCAAATTGAAAGGGGTAATTGTCAATAGTGGAAGGGTCTATGTTGAGGTAGATTTGATTCTATTCTTATCGTATCACTACACTTGGGAACACACTTCGAGGTGGAATGGAAACTATTCTCTCCCAAATCATTCTTCAAGGTGGGTGGGAAACTCTACTTTCATTGTTGTTTTTTATAAGCAAGGAGGACATGCAGGTAAAAAGAGGTAAAGGGGTCATCCTCATCGAGGTTTAGTGTTAAAAAATCTGCATTCATTGCGATCCATTCGTAATCGTCCAATTGAGACATTTGAGATGTCTTCGTTACAACCTTCAACACCTGCATTGTATTGGGATTGAACGAGTGCATTTAGTCTCACATTAATTTGTCATATGACTGACATGTGGTCTATTTCCTCACCTTACAAATCGATTTTGTAAAAGAAGTGGTAGATCGAgacgatatatatatatatataaatatatatatatatatatatatatatatatatatatatatatatatatatatatatatatatatatatatatatatatatatatatatatactttagTGTTTCATTACAATAAGCACTTTAAATTTGAATTTAACTTTCTTTTCCTCTTAAACTTTTGtagattttttaaaaaaataacccactttttcaaaaaaaatatcCCAAAATACCCTCGGTTTCAAAAAATTCTCAAAGTACCCCATTTTTgggaggagtcgccaattgaattggagactcctcttaaaacttgaatggaggcgtcaattggattggctagggctgccctagccaatccaattggcgcccctgtttaggttttaagaggagtcgtcaattcaattggagactcctcctaaaatgcatttttttgttatatggtatacgtgatagataaatttgatataggaccacttgatattaataaaatttgccgtttacacaaagaaacctaatgttgatgaccgggatcacctaactgacctccggtcccacatcctctagctaccctaacccgtggccctaactcgcgttgacgattctgcaccggtgtttgatcatctgaggggccaggagcgtcactaccaactacaggagaaggtctgttgaggtattcagacaagtcggcatagtcttcagtatgcatcgatggtgtaccgtcgtagctgagctcatgacccatgctagagaagttgggatgtggttgactcattgatgggcgaccaggacgattgaagggagacatgggtgtgagcgatgcgtcgaggaaaggttgttggggtgtttggtagagataaggttgttggatgttttggttttgtgatgtttgggcttcttggctacggttGGAGGAGGGGCagttggtgttgaatgatcgttgggtgttctggtttaggcgactttggtagggtgatggggtgggtgcgaagcgatgttgagtctcgggttgatggtcaatttgttgcTGGTGatatggggtatgctcttggtattggggttgggtgtatggaatgttttggttgtatgtttgtgtgttggttgaacgaaacgtttgacggacagggggttgtgcgtatccggtctgacactgttgttgggggtttgatgttgaggtgttaggtgtgtaagtcatctggtgtggatcgtacaagtacatatcctcggcgatgaactgaaaatcaaccgatctgtaccaagccatataagtatgacttggtttttcttcaattggcatgactgcgtcagttaacacatgatcatgacggtgcttccatttgcgacactccgatcttgcgaagctttgccatggattgaagttccattggtcgttaactttacgcagatgccattctcctaggctagctgggggatctaGGATATTTTGgagcataccgaactgcagcttcacacgatcactgttgtgcatctccacagttgtgaaccgtattatcggtgtgcatgcagtccatacggccgcATCTTCAGcattgacctcatggtcatgatccaaattaaggtatggacgccaaatgaactgaaatgtgaaagaagatatGATTATAGTCAGtgtagaagaagttaacaaaatataacgaaataattaaattattttccttacgtctgtcggccgaaggtgatccaacaggttgcgatactgagtaatacaatgtcttggacatctgttgtaactcataccacgtgcagaccatctacaccaaaaagtcaaaaaatgttagttagaggtaataatgtttaaagaagtaagtaaagatataacaatttaaacaacttacttttgtgcatacgaaaatgtgaaagggttgttattgatgggtgctagagacggtagtcttgaccaacctcatgcttgtagcaaaatAGCACATCCAAAAAATGTAGATGTatctttgtgtgagtttttgcacaaggagctatagagataggctagacaagcagatccccaactgtaacttcctattctatctatatgtctaagtagagttaagtacataatatgcatgctagaatcactaccttcgggaaataaaaacgagccaattaacagcataatgtaacacctagtttttattattcgagcatcttcggtagaatgttcatctaagtataaactattatagtacgacttaaggcgtgagagtagtataccttgacctcttgcattatcatctaacaagtcagtctctaagagctccatgcaaattgaatttgcatagttagttttaccattaacagccttaccttcaataggtagtcccaaaagcatgtagacgtcttctaacgtcacggtacactcaccggttgggaaccaaaatgtgtgtgtctctggtctccatctttcgcataaagctagaatgaatttgttatctatggaccaagacaaaatcttgcttatatgaccaaaaccgaCGAGTTCAACgtaaggttgaatcatcgggtccatatggacatattcgtggacccgagttcggaaccttgatacattctataaaagaaagaataaaaaacttgactaagttggtatgttaaaataaaagggggttggtgaagatgaaagatataaagttaacaaaagaaaaaacttacatatgttgcgatgtttgcaaccgttcctctatgtgcttcgcccattgtgaggatagacattttgtcgggggattggtgtagatgaaactacaagaagttgttgcagatgaaattgtagaagaagtattgtagaagaagtagtgagagtgatggtgtggaagaagtgttgatggagtggatgtatttataggcaaatggatgggagcatgaaaagttatgcttgcatggtgtctccacttgaattggcgaccatgtacaacctttaagaggggtcgccattcaaattggcgcctccataaggacatgcatgcaagacctaggtctgattgcttggtttcgaggtctgaatgcatggtgtctccacttgaattggcgcccatgtgcaaggaatgagtgggggcgccaattcatttggagtgtgtgtctgcatgtatgacacgtggttgtcttgtctcttgcatgctgaacatgtcacttcttagtagcttgcatggttgacacatcatttcggagtagcttgcatgtgtgacacgtcatttcggagtagcttgcatgtgcgacacgtcacttcgaactagctagcatgtgagacacttcactcctctatttaagtgtct includes these proteins:
- the LOC127120395 gene encoding transcription factor HEC2, with amino-acid sequence MDEDILNTFESDESSMDMMAMMMQMEKFPELHQPFYNNNHNHTINLNNAHNEFPYGTYPQPPLSYPHHPMTPSLQHNGVQIPSGRINNASFSSYSDKKNSMAAMREMIFRMAVMQPVNIDPETIKPPKRKNVKISKDPQSVAARHRRERISQRIRILQRLVPGGTKMDTASMLDEAIHYVKFLKKQVQTLEQVGANRPLNVVGFPGTISNGNVNYSSFLRGCSSPCQMVGPTSKQMLS